In one window of Candidatus Hydrogenedentota bacterium DNA:
- a CDS encoding PASTA domain-containing protein produces MLRFIAWSVQWSVAMAVFLLVMAGAGWYVYNYALGGGQHVTVPAVTDLPVTEAAYVLGERGLELGRQTQVPHPTVPKYYVITQKPAAGRVVRTGRRVDTVVSMGQDFLRTPDLRGAQLEEARRAVTEGRFRLGSLARIPSDAPRDTVLAQDPPPGGELSSQSEIHLLLSAGNTRASALMPDLRGTAVAELESALAPFGVTLVANPVDIPDAPYDVVLNQNPPPDSLVYPNQVVTYDYRPSQQAQAPSERYQAHVRHEMGYDWYGRDVRVDVVDRAGNRQTVWSKQPSFDQESQATYLAGTAIRLPVTYIQEAMVEVYVDNRLEASYRLQGGAEPVRARGPENQ; encoded by the coding sequence GTGCTGCGCTTCATCGCCTGGAGCGTCCAATGGTCCGTCGCGATGGCGGTCTTCCTGCTGGTCATGGCGGGCGCGGGCTGGTATGTGTACAACTACGCCCTGGGCGGCGGCCAGCACGTCACCGTGCCCGCCGTGACGGACCTGCCCGTGACCGAGGCGGCCTATGTGCTGGGCGAGCGCGGGCTTGAACTGGGCCGCCAGACCCAGGTGCCCCACCCGACGGTGCCCAAATATTACGTCATCACCCAGAAGCCCGCCGCCGGGCGCGTGGTGCGCACCGGGCGGCGCGTGGACACGGTGGTCAGCATGGGCCAGGACTTTCTGCGCACGCCGGACCTGCGCGGCGCCCAGTTGGAGGAGGCGCGGCGCGCCGTCACGGAGGGCCGTTTCCGCCTGGGCAGCCTCGCGCGCATCCCCTCCGACGCGCCCCGCGACACCGTGCTGGCGCAGGACCCGCCCCCGGGCGGGGAACTGTCCAGCCAGTCTGAAATCCACCTGCTCCTGAGCGCCGGAAACACGCGCGCCAGCGCGCTGATGCCGGACCTGCGGGGCACGGCGGTCGCGGAGCTGGAATCGGCGCTCGCGCCCTTCGGGGTGACCCTGGTGGCGAACCCGGTGGACATCCCGGACGCGCCGTATGACGTGGTGCTGAACCAGAACCCGCCGCCGGACTCGCTGGTCTACCCGAACCAGGTTGTCACCTACGACTACCGCCCGTCGCAGCAGGCGCAGGCGCCCTCCGAGCGGTACCAGGCCCATGTCCGCCACGAGATGGGCTATGACTGGTACGGGCGCGATGTCCGCGTGGACGTGGTGGACCGGGCGGGCAACCGCCAGACCGTCTGGAGCAAGCAGCCGTCCTTCGATCAGGAGTCGCAGGCGACCTATCTGGCGGGCACGGCCATCCGCCTGCCCGTGACCTACATCCAGGAGGCCATGGTCGAGGTGTACGTGGACAACCGTCTGGAGGCCTCCTACAGGCTCCAGGGCGGCGCGGAACCCGTGCGCGC